In Candidatus Palauibacter soopunensis, the genomic stretch ACGTCGTCCGCTGGCTGGGGGTGCGGCGCGGGGTGCCCATTGCCGGCCTGGGCGTCGAGTTCGAGGACGATCTGCGCGACGACGATGCGTTCGAGCTCGATTTCGACATGATCGATCCGGCGAGCGAGCATGTGACGATCGGTTCGGACTGGGCCCTCCATCCCCTGGCCGATACCGCGGCCTATCACTACCGGTACCGCTCCGGCGATACGCTGCGCATCCGCTTCCCGGGGGACGACCGGCAGGTGACGCTGATCGAGGCGATCGTCGAGCCGCGGGAGGCCCGTTTCGACCGCATTGCGGGTTCGCTCTGGTTCGACGCCGACGAAGGCGTCCTCACGCGCGCCGCCTACCGTCCCGCGATCGAATACGACTTCGACCGCGAAGAACCGGAGGATGCGGAAGATGTTCCCGGGTTCGTGAAGCCGATCCGTGCCAGGGTCGACTTCATCACGATCGATTACGGGCTCCAGGAACTGCGCTGGTGGCTCCCGAATCGCATGGCGTTCGACGCGGTCGCCACGATGGCCGATCTCGCGAGCATGCCTGTCCGCTACGAATGGACCTTCGAGGACTATGCCGTGGATCGGGAATCGTCGCTCGATCCCGGAGAGGACCTGCCGGAAGGTTGGACGCGCTGGGTCGACGAGGAGATCGACGCCGATGAGGGGCGGATCCAGGCGAACGAGGGAGAAGAGACGCGGATCGAGGGAATCCGCGACGACCCGCTGACGGCGGAGGCGGATTCGCTCCCCGCCACGGTCCGGCCCATCGTGATGATCGTCCCGCCCCTCGATCAGCTCTCCTCGTCCCGAGAGCTGCCCGAGCCACTCTTTTCCGCCACCGTCGACGCTTTCGGGTCACGTGAGCTTGACGACTTGAAGGATCGGCTTTCCTCGCTGCACATCCCCGCCGCAGTGGGTCTGAGTCCCCGTCTGGATCTTGCTCCGGGTCTGCGCAGGCTCCGTTACAACCGGGTCGAGGGGCTGTCGTTCAGCGCCCGGTTCGCCGTACCGACGGGGGTCACGTCGGAGTTCGCGGTCACGCCCCGAATCGGCATCCCGGAATGGGAGCCGGGCGTGGAAGTCGGGTGGCGGCGCCAGACTGCCACCGGCGGTTTCGGGATCACCGCGTACCGTCGCCTCACGGATCTCGGGGATTGGGGCCGCCCGCTCTCCTTCGGCAACTCTTTCAACAGCCTGGTCGTGGGGTATGACGAAGGCCTCTACTTCCGGGAGACCGGCTTCGAGCTCTCCGCGAGCCGCCAGGGCAGGAGGACCCGTGTGGAAGGCGCCCTCTTCGCCGAGCGTCACCAGAACGCACCGAAGCAGAGCGATGCCTCGCTCCCGAACCTCTTCGGCGATGCGGTTTTTTCCGATAACATCGTCGCCGCGCGCGGCGACATCGCAGGCGTTTCGGGCCGCCTGCGCGCGTTTTCCTCGGTAGACCCAGGCACGCCGATTCTGAGCGGTTCCATCTGGGGGGAAGCCGCGACGGGCGACTTCGATCTCTACGGCCGTTCCGCGGTGACGGCGGCGCTGCAACTCCCCGTGAGCCAGTGGTCGCTGGCGCTGGAGGGCGGGGCCGGACGAGTGTTCGGGGAACCGCCTCCACAGCGCCGCTTCCACCTCGGCGGATCGTACACGTTGCGGGCTTTCGATCCCGTGTCGACCGGAGGCGAGAGCTTCTGGTTCGGCCGGTTCGAACTGGGGCGCGGTTTCCGGATCGGCGACCCGGCGTACGATGTCGGGGGCAGCCCGATCCGGGTCACGGGGTTCTGGGACGCGGGCTGGACGGGACCCGTGGATGCCTTCGGCACGGAGGGCTGGCGGTCGAGCGTGGGAGTCGGCGTGTCGCTCATGGACGGCCTGTTTCGCATCGACATCGGCCGCGCCGTCCGCGGCGGCAGCCTATGGCGGCTCCACATATACTCCGACGGCCTCATGTAACGACCCCGAGCGCCGGACGTTTGCGTGGCGGCTGACATGGCCGCAGAGTAGCGTCCGCCGCATCAACGACGACGCCCGGCGCCCGGCGCGCCGGCGGTCCCCGTAACAGGCGTCCCGATACATGGCACGAGGTCGCAGAGCAAAGGATGGCACGCGAGAGGCGGACGAAGCCGCGGAAGGGAAGCGGAAACGTCCCCCATCTCCGCCGGCGTTCAGCGCCGAGTGGTTCCGCGACTGGGCGCGCACCCTGTTCGTCGCGACCCTCATCTTCCTCTTCTTCCGGACGTTCCTGCTGGCCACGTTCGTGATTACGTCGGGGTCGATGGAGGGGACTCTCCTCGTCGGCGATTTCCTGCTCGTGAACAAGACTTCGCTCGGTGCCCCGATCCCGTTTACGAATGCCCGCATACCGGGATACGCCGAGCCGGAGTACGGGGATATCATCGTGTTCAGGGCGGACCATTCTCCGGGGCTGGATATCGTCAAGCGTACCGTGGGCTTGCCGGGCGACACGCTCCGAATGGAGGGCGGCCTCCTGTACCGGAACGGAGAAGCCGTCGACGAACCTTACGTCCGCCGGAATCCGCGCCAGCCGGATGAAGGGGATCCCCGCATGCGGTGGCAACTGGAGCACCTGATTCCGGACCCGGAGCGGGGCGAGTACGAACCCACGCGGGACAACTGGGGGCCCCTCGTGGTTCCGCCGGAACGCTATTTCATGCTTGGGGACAACCGGGACGAGAGTCTCGATTCACGGTTCTGGGGCTTCGTCGAACGCGGGAAGATGCGAGGCAGGCCCTTCTTCATCTACTTCTCGTACGACCGGGACGCGCTGAAGCCGGTGAAATTCCTCACGGCGATGAGACCGGGAAGGATCGGACCCTCCCCGGACTAACGAGTCGGGAGTACTCCGTCCGCCGTCAGAGCTTCTTGAGCAGCTTCCGAATGACGATCACGGCGACGGCGATGGCGATCTTTTTCATCGGCTTTTCCTCTTCCACGCATGGCGTAGGCCTCAAGGTACAGTACGGGCCGTTCCCCGGTCGAGGTTTCGGTGGCTCTGGCCCGCGGCCGTGGGTGGGGCAACGTTGAGCGGACAAGACAGGTGCGCAGTCCAGGAGGTGTCATGCGCGTGACACGAGCGGTCGCCCTTTTGGCGTTGCTCTCTTGTGCGGGGTGTGACGCGCCGTCCGCCGATCCGGCGGCGGCCGCTGATCATTCCCATGCCGGCGGGGGAGCCGTGACGCACTGGACCGAGTCGCTCGAACTCTTCGTGGAGTACCCGCCGCACGTCAGGGGGGTCGCGAGCGATGGGTGGGCCATCCACCTCACCTGGCTGGCGGACTGGAAGCCGGTGCGGGAGGGGCGCCTCGTGCTCCTGCTCCGGGGACCGGGCGGCGCCCGCGAGGAGATCGTACTCCAGGCCCCCGGGAGCCCGGGAATCTACAATGCGAGCCCGACCCTCTCGGAGACCGGGATCTGGCGAGCGGACATGACCCTCACCGCCCGCGGCACGGACCACGCGATCCCGGTGGGACAGCTGCAGGTGTTCGCGAGCGAAGATGCGCTCCCGCACGACGAGGAGCAGCCGCCTCCGGGGCTGATCGCGCTGCCGAAGGAAGAGCAGTGGGCGATGCCGTTCGAGATTGCGATCGCGGAGCCGCGGCGGATTCCGAACTCGATCCCGGTGACCGGGGAGGTCGCGGCCCCCGCGCGCGGCCTTGCGCACGTCTCGACGCCGGTGGCGGGCCTCCTGCTCGTCCAGGGGCCATCGCCCGCCCCCGGCGAGGAGGTGCGGGAGGGGCAGACGTTGGCGTTGATTGCCCCCACGAGCCTCGACGATTCGTACGCCCGCATGCGGGCAGACGTGGTGGAGGCCGAGCGCGAGGCGGACCGGACGGAGCGTCTCTTCGCCGCCGGCGCCATCGCCGAGCGCCGCCTGGAGGAGGCGCGGCATGACCTCGAGGTGGCCCGGGCGGCGTTCGAAGCCGTGGGAGGCATTCACGACGCCGATGGGGACGGCGGTTCCGATCCGCACGTCTACCGGCTTCGGAGTCCGATCGGGGGAGTGATCGCGGATCGCCACGTGGCCCCCGGCGAACACGTCGCCGTCGGGACACACGCGTTCACGGTGGTGCGTCCCGATACGCTGTGGTTCGTCGCGCGGGTTCCGGCCCGCCACGCCGAGGCGGCCAGCGAAGTCCACGGGGCGTGGTTCACCGTCGAAGGCGCGACGCACACGCATGAAGCCGACCGCGTGGTGTCCGTGGGCAGTATCATCGATGCCGGGAGCCGGGCGTTGCCGGTCCGGTTCGCGGTGGCGAACCCGGACGGGGAGCTCAAGGTGGGGATGCTGGCCGAAGGGCATCTGCTCCTCGGTGAGCCCGTGGAAGGTGTGGCGGTCCCGACGCCGGCGATCCTGGACGAGGACGGGCTCTCCGTCGTCTACGTCAAGGTCGGCGGCGAAGCGTTTCAGCGGCGAGTGGTGGAGACCGGTCCCTCGGACGGGTCGTGGACCATCGTTCACTCCGGGGTTTCGGACGGCGAACAGGTGGTCGCCGTCGGCGCCTATCAGGTGAGACTGGCCTCGCTCGGCGACGTCGAGGTCTCGGACCACGGACATCCGCACTGAGGACGCCGGGATGAGCGCTCCCGGACCGGCGGGAGACCGGCCGGGCCTCCTGCATGGACTGCTGGACCGGCTCGTCCATGCATCGCTTGAAAACCGTTTCTTCGCCGTGGCCGCCGGGGTCCTCCTCCTGGCGAGCGGGGGATGGGTGGGGGCCACGCTGCCCGTCGATGTTTTTCCCGACCTCACCGCTCCCACCGTGACGGTGCTCAGCGACGCCCACGGACTCGCCCCGGAAGAGGTCGAGAGTCTCGTCACCTTCCCGATCGAAACGGCGGTGAACGGAGCGGCCGGGGTTCGCCGGGTCCGGTCGAGTTCGGCCCAGGGGATCAGCATCGTCTGGGTGGACTTCGACTGGGGCACGGATATCCTCCGTGCCCGGCAGATCGTGAACGAGCGGCTCCAGCTCGCCACGGCCCAACTGCCCGAGGACGTGAGCGCGCCCGTCCTCGCGCCCGTGAGTTCGATCATGGGCGAGATCCTGCTCGTCGGCATGAGCGCGTCCGCCACGCAACTCATGGAGGCGCGGACGGTCGCCGACTGGACCGTGCGGCGAAGGCTGCTCGCCGTGCCAGGGGTGTCACAGGTCGTGTCGATCGGCGGACAGGTTCGCCAGTACCAGGTCCTGATCCATCCCGAGCGTCTGCTCGCATACGGCGTCGGGCTCGACCAGGTGCTGGAGGCGGCGGCGGGATCGAACCGGAATGCGTCCGGAGGCGTCTATCGCTCGGGCGGGCGCGAGATCCTGATCCGCGGCATCGGTCGCGCCCGCGATCTGCAGGAGATCGGCCTGACCGTCGTCGCCGTGAGGGAGGGGGTACCCGTCCTCATCGAGGACCTGGCGGAAGTTCGGATCGGCCCGCGCGTCCGGCTCGGCACCGCTTCCGTGAACGCGGAGCCCGCCGTCGTGCTCTCGATCCAGAAGCAGCCCGGCGCCAATACGCTCGAACTGACGGATCGGATTGACGCCGAACTGAACGAGATCGAGGCGGAACTCCCGGCGGGCGTGGCCTTCGAGAGGGCCGTGTTCCGACAGGCCGACTTCATATCGCTTGCGGTGGAAAACGTAATCGAAGCCCTGCGCGACGGTGCGCTGCTCGTCGTCGCGGTACTCCTGCTCTTCCTGTGGAACCTGAGGACGACGGCGATTTCCGTGCTCGCGATCCCGCTCTCGCTGGCCCTGGCCGTCATCGTGCTGCGGCTACTCGGGGGCACGATCAACACGATGACGCTGGGCGGCATGGCCATCGCCATCGGCGCGCTGGTCGATGACGCGATCATCGTCGTCGAGAACGTGTACCGCCGCCTCCGCGAAGACCGCCGCCGCCCGCCGGAGCGGCGACGACGGCCCCTCACCCTCGTCCGGGACGCGGCGCGGGAGATCCGGAACCCGATCCTCAGCGCGACGCTCATCATCTCCATCGTCTTCGTGCCGCTCTTCTTCCTCTCCGGCGTGGAGGGGCGCATGCTCCGGCCGCTGGGACTGGCGTACATCGTGAGCATCCTCTCGTCGCTGCTCGTCGCGGTCACGGTGACGCCGGCACTCTGCCACATGCTTCTGCCGAGCGACCGGGCGATCGGCCGCCCGCGCGACCCGTGGCTGATGCGCGGGCTCGAACGGGCGTACGGACGCGTCCTCGATGGGGCGCTTCGCCGTTCCGGGGCCGTGCTGGGCGGCGCGGTGCTCCTGTTGGCCGGCACCCTCGCTCTCGTGCCCTCCCTGGGACGCGGATTCCTGCCCGAGTTCCAGGAGGGGACGCTGACCATCTCCGTCGTGAGCCTGCCCGGGACATCGCTCGTGGAGTCGGACGCGATCGGGGCCCGCGTGGAGCGCCAGCTCCTGGCGCACCCGGCGGTCGTCTCCACCTCGCGGCGGACCGGTCGGGCCGAACTCGACGAACACGCACAGGGCCCCAACGCCTCCGAGGTCGATGCCCGGCTGGACCTCTCGGAGTACGGCCTGGAGGAGGTCATGGCCGCGCTCCGCGACGACCTCGCGGGACTTCCCGGGACCAGCGTCACGATCGGACAGCCGATCGGACACCGGATCGACCACATGCTCTCCGGCACCCGGGCGGCCATCGCCGCGAACCTGTTCGGGCCCGACCTCCGGCAGCTGCGCGACATCGCCGGCGAGATCGAGACCGTGGCGGGGACGGTGGAGGGCCTCGTGGACGTCTCCGTCGAGAGGCAGGCGGACATACCGCAGCTTCAGGTCCGCGCCGACCGCCGCGCCATGGCCCGTCACGGCGTGACGCCGGCCGATATGGCCGCGGCCGTCGATGTCGCATTCCAGGGAGAGGAGGTGTCGCTCATCCGGGAAGGCGACCGCGCGTTCGACCTCGTGGTTCGCTACGCGGACGAACACCGCACGGACCCGGAGGCGATCGGCGGGACGCTGATGACGACGCCGGCGGGAGCGACCGTGCCGCTGTCGCAACTGGCATCGATCGTGCCGTCGCTGGGGCCCAACGCGATCAGCCGCGAGAACGTGCAACGAAAGATCGTCGTGAGCGCGAACGTCGCGGGACGCGACGTGGGCGGAGCCGCGGAGGAGCTTCAGGCGCGGGTCGCCGCCGAGGTCGAACTGCCGCCGGGCTACTACGTCCAGTACGGGGGGCAGTTCGAGAGCGGGCGGGAGGCGACGCGGCGGATTACGCTGCTCTCGCTGTTCTCGATCGCCGCCATCTTCCTCATCATGTTCCGGGCTTTCGGGAGTGCCCGGATCGCGGCCCTTCTCATGGTGAACCTGCCTCTGGCGCTGGCGGGAGGCGTGCTCGCGGTCCTGCTCATCGGCGGCACCGTGAACATCGCGACGCTGGTCGGGTTCATCACCCTGTTCGGGATCGCGGTGCGCAACGGGATCCTTCTCGTGAGCCGCTATCAGGATCTGCGTGCGGCGGGCACCGAACTTCAGGCGAGCATCCGGCGCGGCTCGATGGAACGTCTCAGCCCCATCCTCATGACGGCGCTCACGGCGGGCCTCGCGCTCGTGCCGCTCGCGCTGGGAATCGGCGAGCCCGGCAAGGAAATCCAGGCCCCGCTCGCCGTCGTCGTTCTCGGGGGCCTCCTGACGTCCACCACGCTCAACATGGTCGTCGTTCCGGCCTTGTTCCTGCGCTTCGCCGGGCCCCTCAGCGGAAGCGGTCGATGGAGAAGAGGGCCGGATCCCGGGAGGGCGGCTCCTCCGTGAGGCGGTCGGCCATGAGCGACCCGAGGACGGGCGCGAACTTGAACGCGTGCCCGGAGCCGCCGGCGAACAGCACCACCTCGGGATGGCCGGGGTGGCGGTCGAGGATGAAGTCCTCGTCGGGCGTGTTCGTGTAGAGGCAGACCGACGCGTGGGCCAGCGCGCCCGCCACGCCCGGCGCGTACCGTCCGAACAGCCTTCGCAGATCGTCCGCCTCGGAGGCCCCGACTTCGCGGACGACCCGTTCGGCATCGGTCCGGCGTCCGGCCTGGAAGTGCATCCCCGCCTTGAGACCTCGCGCCGTGGGTGGGAATCCGTACCACGTACCCTCCCGTTCGAGTTCCCACACCCAGGCGGGACCCTCCGCGAGCACGTCCGCATGCACCCCGGCGGGCTCGAACCAGTACTGCACCGTGCGCTCCACTTCGAGCGGAAGGGAAAGTCCGGGAAGCAGTTGCGGAGTCCACGCTCCCGCCGCGATGGCGAGCCGCCGCGCCGCGTAATCTCCCCGCTCCGTCCGGACCCGGACGCCCGAGGCGGAGGTCGACCACTCGAGCACGGGCTCGTCGAAGCGCAGGTCCGCGCCCGCGGCCGCCTCCAGCGTCGCCTCGATACAGGCCTCCAGTGAGAGAATCGCGGCACCCGGTTCATAGATGGTGACGGTCCCGGGATCCGGGCGGAGCCAGGGGAAACGCTCGGCCACCTCCTCCGCGGATAGGAGGACATAGTCGGTGTCGGGCCGCACGACGCCGCGAAGCGGGCTCCCCGCGAACGCTCGTCCGTCCTCCGGCCCCATCATGAGGGCGCCCGCCGTCCGCAGCAGCGTCCTGCCCGACGAGCGCTCGAGGTTCTTCCAGCGCCGGCAGGCATCGTGGACGAGCGGCACGTAGGGAGACCCCTGGTACCACGCCTCGCGAATCATCCGCGTGTCGCTGTGCGCCGATCCCATCGTGTGCGGGGGCGTGTAGCGGTCGAATCCGACCACCGAATGTCCCCGCCGGACGAGTTCGGCCGCCGTTGCGCTTCCTATCGCTCCGAGCCCGATGACGGCGAAGTCGTGCATGTCGATGCCCGCCGACTCAGCGTCCGATTCTCGGGAAGGCGAGGCGTTGATCGGCCTCCACAACGGAGACCGCCCCCGCGACGCCATCCACGACTTCGAACACGAACTGCACGGCGGAACCGTGCAGAAGGAAGGTCGTAGGGGACTGGGGGAGGAGTCGGAACGCCGCCTCGCCGGTGCGCGCGGCCATGAGAACGCCCTCCTCGAGCGTGACGGTCAGCGTTGTGGCCGGGTCGACGCGGTACTCGCCCACAAAGAGGGACAGGTTCCCGGGTTCCAGGCGCACGATGGGGAGCCGAAGCGCGGGATCGGGCTCGATGCCCAGATCCGACAGACGCTCCAGGAGCCGGGGCATCCCGGGATTGTACGCGAGCGCCTCGCGGATGTGGTCGGACGCCGCGTCCACGGTCCCGGCCTCTTCGTGAAGCTCGGACAGCGCGAAGCGGATCGCGGGGAGTTCGG encodes the following:
- a CDS encoding efflux RND transporter permease subunit translates to MSAPGPAGDRPGLLHGLLDRLVHASLENRFFAVAAGVLLLASGGWVGATLPVDVFPDLTAPTVTVLSDAHGLAPEEVESLVTFPIETAVNGAAGVRRVRSSSAQGISIVWVDFDWGTDILRARQIVNERLQLATAQLPEDVSAPVLAPVSSIMGEILLVGMSASATQLMEARTVADWTVRRRLLAVPGVSQVVSIGGQVRQYQVLIHPERLLAYGVGLDQVLEAAAGSNRNASGGVYRSGGREILIRGIGRARDLQEIGLTVVAVREGVPVLIEDLAEVRIGPRVRLGTASVNAEPAVVLSIQKQPGANTLELTDRIDAELNEIEAELPAGVAFERAVFRQADFISLAVENVIEALRDGALLVVAVLLLFLWNLRTTAISVLAIPLSLALAVIVLRLLGGTINTMTLGGMAIAIGALVDDAIIVVENVYRRLREDRRRPPERRRRPLTLVRDAAREIRNPILSATLIISIVFVPLFFLSGVEGRMLRPLGLAYIVSILSSLLVAVTVTPALCHMLLPSDRAIGRPRDPWLMRGLERAYGRVLDGALRRSGAVLGGAVLLLAGTLALVPSLGRGFLPEFQEGTLTISVVSLPGTSLVESDAIGARVERQLLAHPAVVSTSRRTGRAELDEHAQGPNASEVDARLDLSEYGLEEVMAALRDDLAGLPGTSVTIGQPIGHRIDHMLSGTRAAIAANLFGPDLRQLRDIAGEIETVAGTVEGLVDVSVERQADIPQLQVRADRRAMARHGVTPADMAAAVDVAFQGEEVSLIREGDRAFDLVVRYADEHRTDPEAIGGTLMTTPAGATVPLSQLASIVPSLGPNAISRENVQRKIVVSANVAGRDVGGAAEELQARVAAEVELPPGYYVQYGGQFESGREATRRITLLSLFSIAAIFLIMFRAFGSARIAALLMVNLPLALAGGVLAVLLIGGTVNIATLVGFITLFGIAVRNGILLVSRYQDLRAAGTELQASIRRGSMERLSPILMTALTAGLALVPLALGIGEPGKEIQAPLAVVVLGGLLTSTTLNMVVVPALFLRFAGPLSGSGRWRRGPDPGRAAPP
- the lepB gene encoding signal peptidase I, translated to MARGRRAKDGTREADEAAEGKRKRPPSPPAFSAEWFRDWARTLFVATLIFLFFRTFLLATFVITSGSMEGTLLVGDFLLVNKTSLGAPIPFTNARIPGYAEPEYGDIIVFRADHSPGLDIVKRTVGLPGDTLRMEGGLLYRNGEAVDEPYVRRNPRQPDEGDPRMRWQLEHLIPDPERGEYEPTRDNWGPLVVPPERYFMLGDNRDESLDSRFWGFVERGKMRGRPFFIYFSYDRDALKPVKFLTAMRPGRIGPSPD
- the solA gene encoding N-methyl-L-tryptophan oxidase yields the protein MHDFAVIGLGAIGSATAAELVRRGHSVVGFDRYTPPHTMGSAHSDTRMIREAWYQGSPYVPLVHDACRRWKNLERSSGRTLLRTAGALMMGPEDGRAFAGSPLRGVVRPDTDYVLLSAEEVAERFPWLRPDPGTVTIYEPGAAILSLEACIEATLEAAAGADLRFDEPVLEWSTSASGVRVRTERGDYAARRLAIAAGAWTPQLLPGLSLPLEVERTVQYWFEPAGVHADVLAEGPAWVWELEREGTWYGFPPTARGLKAGMHFQAGRRTDAERVVREVGASEADDLRRLFGRYAPGVAGALAHASVCLYTNTPDEDFILDRHPGHPEVVLFAGGSGHAFKFAPVLGSLMADRLTEEPPSRDPALFSIDRFR
- a CDS encoding efflux RND transporter periplasmic adaptor subunit, with amino-acid sequence MTHWTESLELFVEYPPHVRGVASDGWAIHLTWLADWKPVREGRLVLLLRGPGGAREEIVLQAPGSPGIYNASPTLSETGIWRADMTLTARGTDHAIPVGQLQVFASEDALPHDEEQPPPGLIALPKEEQWAMPFEIAIAEPRRIPNSIPVTGEVAAPARGLAHVSTPVAGLLLVQGPSPAPGEEVREGQTLALIAPTSLDDSYARMRADVVEAEREADRTERLFAAGAIAERRLEEARHDLEVARAAFEAVGGIHDADGDGGSDPHVYRLRSPIGGVIADRHVAPGEHVAVGTHAFTVVRPDTLWFVARVPARHAEAASEVHGAWFTVEGATHTHEADRVVSVGSIIDAGSRALPVRFAVANPDGELKVGMLAEGHLLLGEPVEGVAVPTPAILDEDGLSVVYVKVGGEAFQRRVVETGPSDGSWTIVHSGVSDGEQVVAVGAYQVRLASLGDVEVSDHGHPH